A part of Ammoniphilus sp. CFH 90114 genomic DNA contains:
- a CDS encoding branched-chain amino acid ABC transporter permease: MEKVKALLSNQSAQYGFISIYLLVASLWLHFAAKSIIAFLMLLFSFLVLYYSNKIPTKTRIIVGVLIFTILLPFASGGNQYYMEVASNVGIYIAMALGLNIVVGFAGLLDLGYVAFFAAGAYSYAIFATAQANNFMPAFMQFPLGGEWFWPFLLIGLLVAAIFGILLGLPVLKVKGDYLAIVTLGFGEIIRIVFNNLDKPINITNGPRGIPAVAQPELFGFQFNTSTHYYYLVLIVIAVIIIANKRLENSRLGRAWIAIREDELAAQAMGIPLVRTKLLAFATGASFAGIVGVIFAAKQTFIDPTSFILMQSISILVMVILGGNGSVPGVIVGGAIITVLNVSVLQEISEWLQQLSMSGVINIPNELDPSKFQRLIFGLILISIAIFRPMGIIPAKRPEIDLDKVKELDQTLPQTGILAQVEAQQGRKSS; encoded by the coding sequence ATGGAAAAAGTGAAAGCACTACTATCCAACCAATCAGCCCAATATGGCTTTATAAGCATCTATTTACTTGTGGCATCGCTCTGGCTACATTTTGCAGCCAAATCGATTATAGCCTTCCTGATGCTCTTGTTTTCTTTCTTAGTCCTTTATTATTCCAACAAGATACCTACTAAAACTCGTATTATAGTAGGGGTGCTTATCTTTACTATCCTATTGCCTTTTGCCTCTGGCGGTAACCAATACTATATGGAGGTTGCGTCTAACGTAGGGATTTACATTGCGATGGCGCTAGGTCTGAATATCGTAGTAGGTTTTGCTGGTCTACTAGATTTAGGCTATGTTGCCTTCTTTGCAGCGGGTGCCTACTCTTACGCCATCTTTGCTACTGCACAAGCTAATAACTTTATGCCAGCCTTTATGCAGTTTCCTCTTGGGGGAGAATGGTTCTGGCCGTTTCTATTAATCGGTTTATTGGTTGCTGCGATTTTTGGAATCTTACTTGGTCTTCCTGTACTAAAAGTTAAAGGGGACTATCTAGCGATTGTTACACTAGGCTTCGGTGAGATTATCCGTATTGTATTTAATAACTTAGATAAGCCTATCAATATTACGAATGGACCTCGGGGAATCCCTGCGGTAGCTCAACCTGAGTTATTCGGCTTTCAGTTTAATACATCGACGCATTATTACTATCTTGTTTTAATTGTAATTGCCGTTATTATTATCGCGAATAAGCGTTTAGAGAATTCTCGATTAGGTCGGGCTTGGATTGCTATTCGTGAAGATGAGCTAGCCGCTCAAGCAATGGGAATTCCGCTCGTTCGGACGAAGCTGCTTGCTTTTGCTACGGGTGCTTCCTTTGCCGGGATCGTAGGCGTTATCTTTGCAGCAAAACAAACCTTTATCGACCCAACAAGCTTTATCCTCATGCAATCCATTAGTATTCTAGTTATGGTTATTCTTGGAGGGAATGGTAGTGTTCCAGGCGTTATTGTCGGTGGAGCGATTATCACGGTACTGAATGTATCCGTCCTTCAAGAGATTTCCGAGTGGCTGCAGCAATTAAGCATGTCGGGTGTGATTAACATCCCGAATGAGTTGGACCCTTCTAAGTTCCAACGTTTAATCTTTGGTCTTATTCTCATAAGTATTGCGATATTTAGACCCATGGGAATTATCCCAGCGAAGCGTCCGGAGATTGATTTGGACAAGGTAAAAGAGTTGGATCAGACTCTGCCGCAAACTGGAATTCTAGCACAGGTTGAGGCCCAGCAAGGGAGGAAGAGCTCATGA
- a CDS encoding ABC transporter ATP-binding protein, which translates to MSNVLEIKGITKRFGGLTAVNDVSVNIEKGTITAVIGPNGAGKTTFFNMVTGFYIPDEGDILLDGQSIKGLRPDIIASKGISRTFQNIRLFKEMTALENVMVGMDTQLKSGLMGILGNFGKVKHEEERVRVEAYRILKYVGIEHIANDQSQSLPYGLQRRLEIARALAAQPKIILLDEPAAGMNPRETVELTEFIFRLRDELNLTIVLIEHDMKLVMKLSENIHVLDYGQKIAEGNPEEIRNNKRVIEAYLGKSDEEEAS; encoded by the coding sequence ATGAGTAATGTATTAGAAATCAAAGGGATCACGAAGCGTTTTGGCGGTTTGACCGCTGTAAACGACGTGAGTGTTAATATTGAAAAAGGGACGATTACGGCTGTTATCGGACCGAATGGAGCAGGGAAGACGACATTTTTTAACATGGTCACAGGTTTTTATATTCCAGATGAGGGAGATATTCTATTAGACGGTCAGAGTATCAAGGGACTTCGCCCAGATATTATTGCCTCGAAGGGGATCTCCCGTACCTTCCAAAACATCCGACTTTTTAAAGAAATGACAGCTCTTGAGAACGTGATGGTAGGAATGGATACACAGTTAAAATCAGGCCTTATGGGAATACTGGGGAACTTCGGAAAGGTAAAGCATGAGGAAGAGCGTGTAAGGGTAGAAGCCTATCGTATTCTGAAATATGTAGGGATTGAGCATATCGCCAACGATCAATCTCAGAGCCTTCCTTACGGTCTTCAGCGCCGATTGGAGATTGCTCGTGCCTTAGCAGCCCAGCCAAAGATCATTCTACTTGATGAACCGGCAGCAGGGATGAATCCACGCGAAACGGTAGAACTCACAGAGTTTATCTTCCGTCTTCGAGATGAATTGAACTTAACGATCGTGTTAATTGAGCATGATATGAAATTAGTCATGAAACTAAGTGAGAATATTCATGTCCTAGACTATGGTCAGAAGATTGCTGAAGGAAACCCAGAAGAGATCCGTAATAATAAGCGAGTCATTGAGGCGTACTTAGGTAAGAGCGACGAAGAGGAAGCATCTTAG
- the purD gene encoding phosphoribosylamine--glycine ligase, with product MKVLIIGSGGREHAIVWKLSQSSKVEKIYCAPGNAGIAELAECVPIGAMEIEKLAAFAKEAKIDLTFVGPEDPLLAGIVDYFEEQGLSVFGPKKEAALIEGSKTFAKDLMKKYAIPTAKYESFDSYEEALAYVRQEGAPIVVKADGLAAGKGVTVAFKLEEAEVALQHIMKDEIFGSAGARVVIEEFLQGEEMTLLSFVDGTTVKPMVPSQDHKPVYDDDKGPNTGGMGTYSPVPHMPESLVEQIVKDIVVPTAEAMVKEGCSFRGILYTGLIITKEGPKVIEYNARFGDPETQVVLPRLKTDLLDVLIAGVAGELDNLDVQWKEEAAVCVIMASGGYPGSYEKGKEITGLDQVGDQAMVFHAGTELKDGKVVTNGGRVLGVTSIGQSVKEARDAAYQAVQQISFDGAHYRKDIAKKALVRHDL from the coding sequence GTGAAGGTATTAATCATTGGAAGCGGCGGGCGCGAGCATGCCATCGTGTGGAAACTATCTCAAAGCTCTAAAGTTGAAAAAATTTATTGTGCTCCAGGAAACGCGGGTATTGCCGAACTGGCAGAATGCGTTCCGATTGGCGCCATGGAAATTGAAAAGCTTGCTGCCTTTGCAAAGGAAGCAAAAATCGATTTAACGTTCGTGGGTCCTGAAGATCCTCTGTTAGCTGGGATTGTGGACTATTTTGAAGAGCAAGGTTTATCTGTATTTGGTCCGAAGAAAGAGGCAGCTCTAATCGAAGGAAGCAAAACCTTTGCCAAAGATCTGATGAAAAAGTACGCCATTCCAACAGCGAAGTATGAATCCTTCGACAGTTATGAAGAAGCTCTTGCTTACGTGCGTCAGGAGGGTGCTCCGATTGTAGTGAAAGCGGACGGTCTTGCTGCAGGGAAAGGGGTAACAGTTGCCTTCAAACTTGAGGAGGCTGAGGTGGCGCTTCAGCATATTATGAAAGATGAAATCTTTGGATCTGCGGGAGCCAGAGTGGTTATTGAAGAATTCCTTCAAGGTGAAGAGATGACGTTGTTATCCTTTGTGGATGGAACCACCGTCAAGCCTATGGTCCCCTCTCAAGACCATAAGCCTGTCTATGACGATGACAAGGGACCTAACACAGGCGGTATGGGTACGTATTCTCCTGTCCCTCATATGCCGGAGAGTCTGGTGGAACAGATTGTCAAAGACATTGTGGTACCTACAGCAGAAGCGATGGTTAAGGAAGGCTGCTCGTTTAGAGGAATTCTTTATACCGGTTTAATCATTACGAAGGAAGGGCCGAAGGTCATTGAGTACAACGCACGCTTCGGAGACCCTGAGACCCAAGTGGTTCTGCCACGCTTGAAAACGGATCTTTTAGATGTCCTTATTGCCGGTGTGGCTGGTGAGCTTGATAATTTAGATGTTCAGTGGAAAGAAGAAGCAGCGGTTTGCGTCATCATGGCATCTGGTGGTTATCCAGGCTCTTATGAAAAGGGCAAGGAAATTACCGGATTGGATCAAGTCGGAGATCAAGCGATGGTGTTCCATGCGGGCACAGAACTGAAGGATGGGAAAGTGGTGACCAATGGAGGAAGAGTCCTTGGTGTGACCTCCATTGGCCAATCGGTAAAAGAAGCGCGTGATGCAGCTTATCAGGCGGTTCAACAAATTTCGTTCGATGGTGCACATTACCGTAAGGATATCGCGAAGAAGGCTCTCGTTAGACACGACCTTTAG
- a CDS encoding adenine deaminase C-terminal domain-containing protein — MPKPIRPLDQAKILGLIEVSRRKRPATTWLRHGQIINVYTGEVERADVILYEDRIAYVGEKAPLTDSNTVEIDASSYVLAPGYIEPHAHPFQLYNVQAFSEFALSLGTTTLISDNLIFYLNMGREEYDYLFDYCSSLPIKNFWWTRLDPQSTQPEMLAKFTEGNLLKWLEHDRVLQAGELTSWPNLLAGDESMLNGIVMTRNLGKRIEGHNPGASVDTLNAMAALGVTACHEAINAQEVMRRLRLGMYATLRHSSIRPDLPEIFSGLKEIGFDFNSAAASRLMVTTDGSMPPFHRSGCVDYLIQLALESGVPALTAYRMATLNPAVYYGLDQEIGGIAPGRIADIVFLENVHQPKPLSVMADGRMVAEKGKLTEQWPLCDWDRMNFNPMKKSWRLQRESLDLNLDTTEIPVLEMVNAAIIKRSDVILPETGLNTKDLEGYCYVSLIDQFGNWITNGIIKGFADRLDALATTYTASQDVLVVGQCKDSMVEAVNDLLSRGGGIVLKEGNQDLFHLDLPLSGKMSLLDMHDLMAETSNLVDMLKVRGHRHIDPLYTLFFLSATHLPDLRLTAQGLYSIKEGRPLYPARRL, encoded by the coding sequence ATGCCTAAACCCATCCGCCCTCTAGATCAGGCTAAGATTCTAGGTCTCATAGAGGTGTCCCGTAGGAAACGACCAGCCACCACCTGGCTTCGTCATGGACAGATTATCAATGTATACACGGGTGAAGTAGAACGGGCTGATGTTATCTTGTATGAAGATCGTATTGCTTATGTAGGGGAAAAGGCACCCTTAACCGATTCCAATACAGTGGAGATTGATGCCTCATCGTATGTCCTAGCCCCTGGTTACATAGAACCCCATGCTCACCCTTTTCAGCTTTATAATGTACAAGCCTTTAGTGAATTTGCTTTAAGTCTTGGGACGACCACCTTAATCAGCGATAACTTAATTTTTTATCTAAACATGGGCCGAGAGGAGTACGACTACCTTTTCGATTACTGTTCTTCTTTGCCTATCAAGAATTTCTGGTGGACAAGACTTGACCCGCAAAGTACTCAACCTGAGATGTTAGCCAAATTCACGGAGGGAAATTTGCTTAAGTGGCTCGAGCATGATCGTGTCTTACAAGCAGGGGAATTGACGTCATGGCCGAATCTACTAGCAGGAGACGAGTCCATGCTGAATGGCATTGTAATGACGAGGAACCTAGGGAAGAGGATAGAAGGTCACAACCCGGGGGCATCTGTTGATACGCTGAATGCCATGGCTGCTTTAGGAGTAACAGCCTGCCATGAAGCCATTAATGCGCAAGAGGTGATGAGAAGACTTCGGTTAGGGATGTACGCAACGTTGCGTCACTCCTCGATACGACCAGATCTGCCTGAAATCTTTTCTGGATTAAAGGAGATAGGGTTCGACTTTAATTCGGCTGCGGCGTCACGCCTTATGGTGACAACGGATGGCTCTATGCCTCCCTTTCATCGTAGCGGATGTGTGGATTACTTAATCCAATTAGCCTTAGAGAGCGGTGTCCCGGCTCTAACAGCGTATCGGATGGCCACATTAAATCCGGCTGTCTATTATGGATTAGATCAAGAGATCGGTGGTATTGCACCAGGCCGCATAGCCGACATTGTATTTTTGGAGAATGTACACCAACCTAAACCTTTAAGCGTAATGGCCGATGGTAGAATGGTGGCTGAGAAAGGAAAACTGACGGAACAGTGGCCTCTGTGTGATTGGGATCGAATGAACTTCAATCCCATGAAAAAATCATGGAGATTACAACGGGAGAGCTTAGACTTAAATCTCGATACGACTGAGATTCCTGTGCTGGAAATGGTGAATGCGGCGATTATCAAGCGCTCTGATGTGATATTGCCTGAGACGGGCTTAAACACAAAGGACTTAGAAGGTTATTGTTACGTAAGCTTAATTGACCAATTTGGCAATTGGATTACGAATGGAATCATCAAAGGCTTTGCAGACCGATTGGATGCTTTAGCTACGACATACACGGCTTCACAGGATGTATTAGTCGTAGGGCAGTGTAAAGATAGCATGGTTGAAGCTGTGAATGACCTTCTCTCTCGTGGGGGAGGAATCGTTTTAAAGGAAGGGAATCAGGATCTTTTTCACTTGGATTTACCCTTAAGTGGGAAGATGAGCCTTTTGGATATGCATGATTTAATGGCAGAGACATCGAATTTAGTGGATATGTTAAAGGTCAGAGGACATCGTCATATTGACCCGTTGTATACTTTATTCTTTTTATCTGCAACACATTTACCAGATTTGCGACTCACGGCACAAGGGTTGTATTCCATTAAGGAGGGACGACCTCTTTACCCGGCCAGGAGATTATAA
- the purH gene encoding bifunctional phosphoribosylaminoimidazolecarboxamide formyltransferase/IMP cyclohydrolase, with translation MKRALISVSDKTGIVEFAKGLEQLGVEIISTGGTSKLLKEQGIKVTGISEVTGFPEILDGRVKTLHPNIHSGLLAIRDKEEHQKQLEELNIQPIDLVVVNLYPFKETISKADVTYEDAIENIDIGGPTMLRSAAKNHAFVTVVVDALDYAGVLEEMKAGDVSLATRRRLAAKVFRHTAAYDSLISNYLTEQVGVEWPDQYTVTFEKVQDLRYGENPHQKAGFYKLPLAGAGTLSTAEQLNGKELSYNNINDADAALQLVKEFSEPAVVAVKHTNPCGVGTGKTILEAYEKAYESDPVSIFGGIIAANRVIDKATALLMKELFLEIIMAPDFDEDALEVLKEKKNLRLLKLGEVKADQKAVLRLSSVQGGLLVQEEDIKQVTEDDLQVVTDRRPTADEMEQLLFGWKVVKHVKSNAIVLARDSSTIGVGAGQMNRVGSARIAIAQAGEKAKGSVLASDAFFPMPDTIEEAAKAGVTAIIQPGGSIRDKDSIEEANKHGIAMVLTGVRHFKH, from the coding sequence ATGAAAAGAGCGTTAATCAGCGTATCAGATAAAACGGGTATCGTAGAATTTGCGAAGGGGCTTGAACAACTCGGCGTGGAGATTATCTCTACAGGAGGAACTTCCAAGCTGTTAAAGGAACAGGGAATAAAGGTAACGGGGATTTCTGAAGTGACAGGATTTCCTGAGATTCTTGATGGACGAGTAAAAACTCTTCACCCGAACATTCACAGCGGCCTACTTGCGATTCGCGATAAAGAAGAGCATCAGAAGCAATTAGAAGAGCTCAACATCCAGCCCATTGATTTAGTTGTCGTCAATCTCTATCCGTTTAAGGAAACAATTAGCAAAGCGGACGTGACCTATGAGGATGCGATTGAAAACATCGATATCGGCGGACCTACCATGCTTCGTTCAGCAGCGAAGAATCATGCGTTTGTAACCGTCGTTGTAGATGCGTTGGATTACGCTGGCGTACTTGAGGAAATGAAGGCTGGAGACGTTAGTCTTGCAACTCGTCGTCGTTTAGCGGCGAAAGTATTCCGTCATACAGCGGCTTATGATTCCTTAATTTCTAACTACTTGACCGAGCAGGTTGGAGTTGAATGGCCAGATCAGTATACTGTTACATTTGAAAAGGTTCAGGACCTTCGCTATGGAGAAAATCCTCACCAGAAGGCTGGTTTCTACAAGCTTCCGTTGGCAGGAGCAGGAACACTAAGTACAGCCGAACAATTGAACGGAAAAGAGCTGTCTTACAATAATATCAACGATGCGGATGCAGCCCTCCAATTAGTGAAGGAATTCTCCGAGCCAGCTGTTGTAGCGGTAAAACATACGAATCCTTGCGGAGTAGGGACAGGAAAAACGATTCTAGAAGCCTACGAGAAAGCGTATGAGTCCGATCCGGTTTCCATCTTCGGAGGAATTATTGCTGCGAATCGAGTGATTGATAAGGCTACAGCTCTCTTGATGAAGGAATTATTTCTTGAGATCATCATGGCTCCTGATTTTGATGAGGATGCGCTAGAAGTGTTGAAAGAGAAGAAGAACCTGAGATTGCTAAAACTAGGTGAAGTAAAGGCGGATCAAAAAGCCGTTCTTCGTTTATCCTCGGTACAAGGCGGCCTACTTGTTCAAGAAGAGGATATCAAGCAAGTAACAGAAGACGATCTTCAAGTTGTAACCGATAGAAGGCCGACAGCGGATGAAATGGAGCAATTGCTATTCGGATGGAAAGTCGTGAAGCATGTGAAATCAAATGCCATTGTATTAGCTAGAGACTCCTCTACCATTGGAGTAGGAGCAGGTCAGATGAATCGTGTAGGCTCTGCTCGTATCGCCATTGCTCAAGCCGGCGAAAAAGCTAAAGGTTCCGTACTAGCTTCTGACGCGTTCTTCCCGATGCCAGATACAATCGAGGAAGCGGCAAAAGCGGGAGTTACGGCGATTATTCAACCAGGCGGTTCGATCCGTGATAAGGACTCCATTGAAGAAGCGAACAAACATGGCATCGCCATGGTGTTAACAGGGGTTCGTCATTTCAAACACTAA
- a CDS encoding EYxxD motif small membrane protein translates to MNSAQVLEMAGDNFFVIASVLGSIAVIVWLFVRINKKAKGRV, encoded by the coding sequence ATGAATAGTGCCCAAGTACTTGAGATGGCAGGCGATAATTTCTTCGTCATAGCCTCTGTTCTTGGTTCTATTGCTGTGATTGTTTGGTTGTTTGTGCGAATTAACAAAAAAGCTAAAGGTCGTGTCTAA
- a CDS encoding DUF2892 domain-containing protein, with protein MKKNVGTIDALLRISLGFFAFGWGISRMVRKPYSAMPFFITLMASQKIAEGITRFCPGLALLGLNTRDVKKERKMPPSTNYYARRKIEPPLTAPTQFERGDIHE; from the coding sequence ATGAAAAAAAATGTAGGCACCATCGATGCCCTGTTGAGGATTTCTCTAGGTTTTTTTGCTTTTGGCTGGGGGATTTCGAGGATGGTACGCAAGCCGTATAGCGCGATGCCTTTTTTTATTACTTTGATGGCTTCACAGAAGATCGCTGAGGGTATCACTCGTTTCTGCCCTGGACTTGCCTTGCTTGGCTTGAACACGAGGGATGTAAAAAAGGAAAGAAAAATGCCCCCATCTACAAACTATTACGCCAGAAGAAAAATAGAACCCCCTCTCACTGCACCTACACAGTTTGAAAGGGGGGATATCCATGAATAG
- a CDS encoding branched-chain amino acid ABC transporter substrate-binding protein, producing the protein MRKRSFLAASLVLSIGMILSGCGGSTQTGGSGGGDKPAEQPASSGGGGSAVIKIATQSPLSGENAEMGEDIKLGAELALKDNAEKFKAMGFDLQLLPKDDKADPATGTTNAKALVTDQDVLALVGHLNSGVMAAAGTTYEGAGLPVVSPSNTNPQLSQNGWKTFHRICARDDNQGPAASQFIKDSGLESLYIIDDATDYGKGLAIEMKKKAEELGLKVIAHESVSAQEMEFNTLVTKIKASNSQAVFFGGMYAQGGQFLKQLKDKQYDGMFLGGDGLDNGGFVTAAGVEAVKLARITSVAGDITASADGPAWVDRFKTSFNRDPGAFAGYGYDAALVVLNGLEQAIKDNGGKKPTREQLNAAISATKDFKGILSTTTFDEKGDNVNASVFIKSFEKGAYPADQIAEIK; encoded by the coding sequence ATGAGAAAAAGGTCGTTTTTAGCTGCATCTCTTGTTCTTTCCATCGGTATGATTTTGAGCGGCTGCGGTGGATCTACACAAACGGGAGGAAGCGGTGGCGGTGACAAGCCAGCAGAACAGCCAGCAAGCAGCGGTGGCGGTGGATCCGCGGTCATCAAGATTGCAACCCAAAGTCCACTTTCTGGTGAGAATGCGGAGATGGGTGAAGACATCAAGTTGGGAGCAGAGCTTGCACTTAAGGACAATGCAGAGAAGTTCAAGGCCATGGGATTTGATCTTCAATTGCTTCCTAAGGATGACAAGGCTGACCCAGCTACAGGTACAACCAATGCGAAGGCCCTTGTAACAGATCAAGATGTATTAGCTTTAGTAGGTCACTTGAACTCAGGGGTTATGGCAGCAGCTGGAACGACTTACGAGGGAGCAGGATTACCGGTCGTATCTCCTTCGAACACGAACCCTCAATTGAGCCAGAATGGTTGGAAGACCTTCCACCGTATTTGTGCTCGTGATGACAACCAAGGACCAGCAGCTTCTCAATTTATTAAGGATTCGGGACTTGAGTCTTTATACATCATCGATGACGCCACTGACTATGGTAAGGGTCTAGCGATCGAGATGAAGAAGAAAGCAGAAGAACTTGGACTTAAAGTTATTGCTCACGAATCCGTAAGTGCACAAGAGATGGAATTCAATACACTAGTAACCAAGATCAAGGCTTCTAACTCCCAAGCTGTTTTCTTCGGGGGAATGTATGCACAAGGTGGTCAGTTCTTAAAGCAGTTGAAGGATAAGCAATATGATGGCATGTTCCTTGGTGGAGACGGTCTTGATAATGGTGGATTCGTAACCGCTGCTGGTGTCGAAGCTGTGAAGTTAGCCCGCATCACTTCTGTAGCAGGAGACATTACAGCATCTGCTGACGGTCCAGCTTGGGTTGATCGCTTCAAGACCTCCTTTAATAGAGATCCAGGTGCTTTCGCTGGTTATGGTTATGATGCCGCTTTAGTAGTGTTGAACGGACTAGAGCAAGCGATTAAGGATAATGGCGGCAAGAAGCCTACTCGTGAACAGTTGAATGCTGCGATTTCTGCAACAAAGGATTTCAAAGGTATCCTTTCCACAACTACTTTTGATGAGAAGGGTGACAACGTAAACGCATCTGTATTCATTAAGAGCTTTGAGAAGGGTGCATATCCTGCAGATCAAATCGCAGAAATCAAGTAA
- a CDS encoding ABC transporter ATP-binding protein: protein MALLKIDQVHTYYGGIHALKGISVEVNQGEVVTLIGSNGAGKSTTLKAICGQVHTKQGSIIYDGKNITNIPPHITASYGIAHVPEGRRIFPKMTVKENLEMGAFGIKDKKLIEEGFERAFHYFPRLKERINQKGGTMSGGEQQMLAIARGLMSRPKILMLDEPSMGLAPILVEQIFSIVKELNQEGMTILLVEQNANQALQVAHRGYVIQTGEIILQDEASKLLTNTQVKEAYLS, encoded by the coding sequence ATGGCACTATTAAAAATAGATCAAGTACACACCTATTATGGGGGGATTCATGCCCTGAAGGGGATTAGTGTAGAAGTAAATCAAGGTGAAGTCGTGACGCTGATTGGTTCCAACGGTGCAGGGAAATCCACCACACTGAAAGCCATCTGCGGTCAAGTCCATACGAAACAGGGCTCTATCATCTATGATGGGAAGAATATTACCAACATCCCCCCGCATATTACAGCATCCTACGGAATTGCTCACGTGCCGGAAGGAAGAAGAATCTTTCCTAAGATGACTGTGAAAGAAAACCTGGAAATGGGAGCTTTCGGTATAAAGGATAAGAAGTTAATAGAAGAAGGATTTGAACGAGCCTTTCATTATTTCCCTAGGTTAAAGGAAAGAATTAATCAAAAGGGCGGGACGATGAGCGGAGGAGAACAACAAATGCTTGCTATTGCCCGCGGATTGATGTCTAGACCAAAAATCCTTATGCTTGATGAACCTTCGATGGGTTTGGCTCCCATCCTTGTTGAACAGATTTTTAGCATCGTTAAGGAACTCAACCAAGAAGGCATGACTATATTATTGGTTGAGCAGAATGCGAACCAAGCTCTGCAAGTGGCTCATCGCGGCTATGTTATTCAGACTGGAGAGATTATCCTACAGGATGAAGCAAGCAAGTTGCTGACGAATACGCAAGTTAAAGAAGCATATTTGTCATAA
- a CDS encoding branched-chain amino acid ABC transporter permease — protein sequence MGLDFYIAILPQVLIDGLTLGFLYAVVALGYTMVYGILELINFAHGEIFMVGAFVGTEVLLLLQATGMLEGMNPFLSLFGALLIATLFTGSLGVGVERIAYRPLRKSPRLVVLISAIGVSFLLQDLVRLVEGLHRGAFFLNSPQLFTESINLTDAAILPHKSIIIMASAIIMMIGLQMFVSKTKWGKAMRAVAQDQSTSSLMQINVNKVIAITFFIGSGLGGATGVLYAQYYSTINPFIGFLLGLKAFTAAVLGGIGNIQGAMFGGVMLGLFESFGSAYLEPLTHGAMGAEYKDVLAFSLLILVLLFKPEGLFGEAVKEKV from the coding sequence ATGGGTCTAGATTTTTATATTGCGATATTGCCACAGGTTCTCATCGACGGACTCACGTTAGGGTTTTTATATGCGGTTGTCGCTCTAGGGTATACCATGGTATACGGGATATTGGAGCTAATCAACTTTGCGCATGGTGAAATTTTCATGGTGGGAGCGTTCGTTGGAACGGAAGTTCTGTTATTATTACAAGCTACAGGTATGTTAGAAGGAATGAATCCTTTTCTCTCCTTATTCGGCGCACTACTCATTGCAACCTTATTTACCGGATCACTAGGAGTTGGAGTTGAGAGGATTGCCTATCGTCCACTCCGTAAATCGCCTCGCCTAGTCGTGCTTATTTCAGCTATTGGTGTATCCTTCTTACTTCAGGATCTTGTTCGTTTAGTTGAGGGACTGCATCGCGGAGCCTTCTTCTTAAACAGCCCGCAATTATTTACTGAATCTATCAATTTAACTGATGCTGCTATCCTACCACATAAATCTATTATTATCATGGCTTCTGCCATTATTATGATGATTGGTTTGCAGATGTTTGTTTCCAAGACGAAATGGGGAAAGGCCATGAGAGCCGTAGCCCAAGACCAATCGACTTCTTCCCTCATGCAAATTAATGTAAACAAAGTTATCGCTATTACCTTCTTTATCGGATCAGGACTTGGCGGAGCTACAGGAGTACTTTACGCTCAATACTATTCTACGATCAATCCATTTATAGGTTTCCTTCTTGGTCTTAAGGCATTTACAGCCGCAGTATTAGGAGGAATCGGCAATATTCAGGGAGCTATGTTTGGTGGAGTCATGCTAGGTTTATTTGAATCTTTTGGATCGGCGTATCTAGAACCTTTAACACACGGAGCAATGGGTGCTGAATACAAAGACGTACTAGCTTTCTCGCTCTTAATCCTTGTATTGCTATTTAAGCCAGAAGGATTGTTCGGAGAAGCAGTGAAAGAGAAAGTGTAG